In the Sorghum bicolor cultivar BTx623 chromosome 4, Sorghum_bicolor_NCBIv3, whole genome shotgun sequence genome, TAATAAAAGAAGGCAATTAACCTGTTACATACATTCTGTGTGTTTTTAGCCCACAGAATTGGCTTATTAGAGCACCTTGTACAATTGCTGCCAAAtcctagatttttttttttccttttttaggATAGATAATCCTGTTGTTATGTCGGTGGTCATATATTGTCTAGCCCTATCAGATCATGTTTCAGATGAAGATGTAACTGAATGTTTTCAAAAATTGCTTGTCCCATACAGGTTTGCCTAGAATTATATTCCTATTGTGTAATGATGCAATGCGTTCTTGATGTGCAACTATTACATATTCAAttcagaagaacttaagaagttACCATTATTTCAGTTTCCCTTTCTCAGGGCATTATGGAATGCTTAACAACAAGTTTTGCAAGGTAGGCTGTTCTGTAGTCCTGTTGTATAAATGGCCTTTTACCTGATTCTCAATTTTTCTTCCCCCAATAATTTTAACatgtcatttttatttttattttttggttCTCAAGAAATGTGGGAAAAGAGCACAGCTTCGTATGTTCAAGTAAGTTGGTGTCTGAAAACCAATGGGTTCCAAGAAGGATTTGCTGCTATGTCTCTAGTTCAACAAACTCCAGTCAATGGTGCAAGTTCACTAATATGGCATACCCCATGAGCCCAATTATCCGGAAAAGGTCACACTGGAGATCCTTTGCTGCAAGTTTGAACTTAGAAGATGGCCCTGCACCCTCTGACTCAACGTCATCTTCATCAGAGCAGACTACCGCCGATGCTGATGGAACTACCAACGGTGATGCATCTGAAGATCTGCTTTCTCAAAAGCTGAGCTCTGATGAGGTATCTGTTGAACTCAGCACTTCTTTGAATTGGCTAATTGGAGGCTTTATATGCAGCATTTAACATAAGAGAAAGATACATCTCTATAATGCATATGACCATGTGCCTCTGTTTCCTGTTTCATACATTTAACTTAAAAGTCGTTAAGATTGCTAAAATActaatagaaaaaaataaagtcCTTAGACCTGGGTACATGTTCAGTTGATGAAGAACTATCTACATTAAGCTAGTCTTTTTACAATCTTATTAACTAATGCAGTCCTTTCTAAATTACTTGGAAGGTAAGGAAACAAAAAGTTTGCTGTAGGGGCTGCAGCCCCTCcaatttcttcaaaaaaaaagaaagaaagaaagtttGCTTGCAGcactgatttgtttgttggttgGATTAGAGATTTGTTGCTTCAGTTGAATAAAAAACAAGTCCAGGATGTTGTTAATTTGTCACTTAGAAAATGATGAATCCTAATTTTCCTGAATTTTCCTGCATCCCTTATTCTTTCTGTAATTTTGCAGTTAAAGGCTCTTTTGGCTGATTCGGAACGAAGTAAGCTTTTGAGAAGACTCAGCGAAGCAAATCAATATAACCGATTCCTCAAGAGACAGGTTATTTTTGGTGTTCTCTTCCAAATAACACATCGTCACATATTTGTCCATAGTGAACTGTTTTCTACTTCTCCCAAATACTAAGCTACCGAAGGAATAACCAACAGCGGCTCAATTTCTTAATCTATTGAAAACAGCATCTAGACATTTAATACAAGGAAAATCAACTGTTCTGTGCAGTCATTGTGTTTGTAGTACATACAGTGAATTTGCTTTCATCAGAAACAAATGCATGTAGAACTCAGCAGCTACTTTTAAGTTCAGTTTAATTCGCTCTTTTATCAAAATCAAAGGATGTTGGCTTAGCAAAAATGGATAGAGAAAGCATAGCTTAACAAAATAGGGGCTGTGGCAAAGCTAGGGAGAACACTGCCCGAGGCCTGGACTTGAAATGCAACTCACAGCAGTTGCTCACAAAATATAATGGTGAACGCAAAAGCCTGGCTGTAGCTGTTGGTGATTAGCAAAAGTGAGAAATAACTGACACGAGTAACTTTAGAAGGCCTTTTGCTTTGATCGATGTACATGTATACATGATTCTTGAAGCAGCTTGTTGCAAGTGCAAGGATTTATCTTGGAAAATTCTACAATTCATTTTATGCTACCTATACCTCAAACAATTGTCAGTTTTTCCAGATGCCAAAAAAAAACATTACAATTGAAAGTACATTAGCTGCAACACAATTGTTTGGTGAACTGAGGATTTATCATACATTTGAGATGTTTGGTGAACTGAGTAGTTGCTATGTCGAATTTGCACAATGCTAACTTAGTTTTATGTTCTGCAGTTGCAAATAAAGGATGATGCAGTTGTAAAGTTCAAAGGTGAACTTGCTGTTTTGGAACTAGAACTGCAGGTTTGCTCGTGCAGCGTTTTCTTGTTTTAAACTTTTGGTGAATACACTTTGTGTTTAACTCTGTGTGCACCAAGATATATATTTGTACATATAGTTTTTTTGGGCCCTGTTTTGTGTCCTACATATGTTTGAATGTTGGCAAAAGCAAAACTGCCATGTCCCTGCTCATCCAAGAGAAAACCTACTTTTCGGGGCTGGTCAGTCAGCTTCCCCCATTTCTCATAAGGATATCAaacttgaataatatttgttggttgccaCTGGGGAGAGGATAATATTGTAATCTCCTGTGTTTGTCGTCTTTAGAACTGAGTCTAAAGCTATATATTTCCTTTCTTAGTTTTGTTCAAATCTTGTTTGGTGAGTATATTTTGGATGAGtattgatgatttttttttactCAAGCAAGTGTTTATGTTTTATACACGTACTCTTTCGTTGATGTCAACAGGCTCTGGTTGGCCTAGCTGAAGAGATTGCTAATTTTGATGTTCCGTTAGGGTCTA is a window encoding:
- the LOC110434958 gene encoding protein PTST, chloroplastic-like, producing MECLTTSFARNVGKEHSFVCSSKLVSENQWVPRRICCYVSSSTNSSQWCKFTNMAYPMSPIIRKRSHWRSFAASLNLEDGPAPSDSTSSSSEQTTADADGTTNGDASEDLLSQKLSSDELKALLADSERSKLLRRLSEANQYNRFLKRQLQIKDDAVVKFKGELAVLELELQALVGLAEEIANFDVPLGSRRINGKYIQSHLLSRLEAVHDKIVEHIKDVDSLKTKEISVYWVGMAENVQIMGSFDGWSQGEAMSMEYSGDYGRFSATLKLRPGRYEIKFLVDGEWRLSPEYPTAGDGMTQNNILIVE